Proteins found in one Epinephelus fuscoguttatus linkage group LG4, E.fuscoguttatus.final_Chr_v1 genomic segment:
- the edc3 gene encoding enhancer of mRNA-decapping protein 3 — MAADWLGSLVSINCGPTLGVYQGEVVSVDQSSQTISLRQPFHNGVKCPVPEVTFSAIDIKELKILDIRNGNTRNNSSTSTKISSAPVAVPKGDPRSVEKLNSPQHCSKSYGERHLDIPGQPKAFRRRHNSWSSSSRGPNQATPKKNGLKNGQMKHRDDECFGDGMDDGLDTDFDFEGNLALFDKAAVFSEIDISERRNGARSRGTPQEQTPTRYRHDENILEAKPIVYRQITVPQPGAKEYCTDSGLVVPSISYELHQRLLSVAERHGLSLERRLEMTGVCASQMALTLLGGPNRFTPKNLHQRPTVALLCGPHVQGAQGISCGRHLANHEVEVILFLPNFVKMLDSVTNELTLFNKTGGKQVSNIKDLPDTPVDLIINCLDCHENTFLMDQPWYRAAADWANQNRAPVLSLDPPASGQGQAVEAKWSLSLCLPLALAEGAGSVYLCDIGIPRQVFQEVGIKYLSPFGCKFVIPLHSA; from the exons ATGGCAGCGGATTGGTTGGGCAGTTTGGTGTCAATTAACTGTGGGCCAACACTGGGAGTCTATCAAGGAGAGGTGGTGTCTGTAGACCAGTCCAGCCAAACCATCTCCTTAAGGCAACCTTTCCATAATGGAGTCAAGTGCCCTGTTCCCGAGGTCACATTCAG TGCCATTGACATAAAGGAACTAAAGATTTTAGATATCAGGAATGGCAATACTAGGAACAACTCCTCCACATCTACAAAGATAAGCAGTGCTCCAGTTGCAGTCCCAAAAGGTGACCCCAGGTCTGTGGAGAAACTCAACTCTCCTCAGCACTGCTCCAAAAGCTACGGAGAACGTCACCTGGACATACCTGGTCAGCCAAAAGCATTTCGACGAAGACACAACTCCT GGTCATCCAGTAGTCGAGGGCCAAACCAAGCAACACCGAAAAAGAATGGTTTGAAGAATGGTCAGATGAAGCACAGAGACGACGAGTGTTTTGGGGATGGCATGGATGACGGGCTGGATacagactttgactttgaagGAAACTTGGCTCTttttgacaaagcagcagttttCTCAGAAATTGACATATCAGAGCGCCGGAATGGTGCACGGTCACGTGGGACACCTCAAGAGCAGACACCCACACGGTATCGTCATGATGAAAACATCCTGGAGGCCAAACCTATTGTGTACAGACAGATTACTGTACCGCAGCCTGGGGCCAAAGAGTACTGCACTG ACTCAGGGCTTGTTGTACCCAGTATATCCTATGAATTACACCAGCGTTTGTTGTCAGTCGCTGAGCGTCATGGTCTCTCACTGGAGCGAAGACTTGAGATGACTGGAGTGTGTGCAAGTCAGATGGCACTTACGTTGCTGGGTGGGCCCAACAG ATTTACTCCGAAAAATTTACACCAGCGTCCCACAGTGGCTCTGCTGTGTGGCCCTCATGTTCAGGGAGCTCAGGGCATCAGCTGTGGTCGTCACCTGGCCAACCATGAAGTGGAGGTCATCCTGTTTCTGCCCAATTTTGTCAAGATGCTGGACTCAGTCACAAACGAGCTCACACTCTTCAACAAGACTGGTGGCAAACAAGTGTCAAATATCAAAG acCTTCCAGACACCCCGGTGGATTTAATCATAAACTGCCTGGACTGCCATGAGAACACATTCCTGATGGATCAGCCTTGGTACCGAGCAGCTGCTGACTGGGCTAACCAGAACCGAGCACCAGTGCTCAGCTTAGACCCTCCTGCTAGTGGACAGGGGCAGGCGGTCGAGGCCAAGTGgtccctctctctttgtctccctcttGCCTTGGCTGAGGGGGCTGGCAGCGTTTACCTGTGTGACATAGGTATTCCTCGCCAGGTGTTCCAGGAAGTGGGAATCAAGTACCTGTCCCCTTTTGGCTGCAAATTTGTCATCCCCTTGCACTCTGCATAA